The Clostridium sporogenes genome contains a region encoding:
- a CDS encoding phosphotransferase, translated as MLKDMLIREIREYVYHKNLFEIINLSRNFNVRFLAQGEYNINFILEDKINKYVFRVNTGSQLSLENQIQYEYGALKRLEKSKVTPKVYYVDGSKDYIRYGVLIMEFLEGIPLNYKKDLNKASEIFGKIHSIELNKEDFSSFIVENNIFSDRIKEANNLLKDFWNSSLIREDIKKFFYKFINWATKNSYKEKYFTDNPIQVINNTEVNSHNFIIGFKNFYLIDWEKPVISDPCQDLTQFLAPTTTLWKGNYILKDYEINEFFCNYEKFFKGKTIKERVDMYTPYLYLRALSWCAYAYLEYENPDKDIKNMDTYEKIKEYLELDFMSNLLNRWF; from the coding sequence ATGCTGAAAGATATGTTGATTAGAGAAATAAGAGAATATGTTTATCATAAGAATTTGTTTGAAATAATAAATTTAAGTAGAAATTTTAATGTTAGATTTTTGGCTCAGGGTGAATATAATATAAATTTTATATTAGAGGATAAAATAAATAAGTATGTTTTCAGGGTAAATACGGGAAGTCAATTGTCATTAGAAAATCAAATACAATACGAATATGGAGCATTAAAAAGGTTAGAAAAGAGTAAAGTTACTCCAAAGGTTTATTATGTAGATGGTAGTAAAGATTACATAAGGTATGGTGTATTAATAATGGAATTTTTAGAAGGCATACCATTAAATTATAAAAAGGACTTAAATAAAGCTTCTGAAATATTTGGCAAAATACATTCTATAGAACTTAATAAAGAGGATTTTTCTTCTTTTATAGTAGAAAATAATATATTTTCTGACAGAATAAAAGAAGCTAATAATCTTTTAAAGGATTTTTGGAATAGTTCATTAATAAGAGAAGATATAAAAAAATTCTTTTATAAATTTATAAATTGGGCTACAAAAAATTCTTATAAAGAAAAATATTTTACAGATAATCCTATACAGGTAATAAATAATACAGAGGTTAATTCGCATAATTTTATAATAGGATTTAAAAATTTTTATTTAATAGATTGGGAGAAACCAGTTATAAGCGACCCCTGTCAGGATTTAACACAGTTTTTAGCACCAACCACTACTCTTTGGAAAGGGAATTATATATTAAAGGACTATGAGATAAATGAGTTTTTTTGTAATTATGAGAAATTTTTTAAAGGGAAAACTATAAAGGAAAGAGTAGATATGTATACACCTTATCTTTATTTGAGAGCTTTAAGTTGGTGTGCTTATGCTTATTTAGAATATGAAAATCCAGATAAAGACATAAAAAATATGGATACTTATGAAAAGATAAAAGAGTATTTAGAATTAGATTTTATGAGTAATCTATTGAATAGGTGGTTTTAA
- a CDS encoding TIGR04282 family arsenosugar biosynthesis glycosyltransferase, which yields MNALIIMTRIPVPCKTKTRLMRILTGQQCADIHKCFLKDVFNMCKSLKESMDIYVTYSDEGDFSIIEPLVPSFARVFPQKGKDIGQRMENAVGEVLKKGYEKVVLIGSDIPEIQVKDILRAFDILEYKDLCFGPTFDGGYYLVGMKKLNEIVFKGDIKWGDKSVFYGTMDLLNKENLTVDFTEKYEDIDTKEDLKNLIYRLNYKLHKYDIIPKNTKKYLENWWRDKDAERYVD from the coding sequence ATGAATGCACTTATAATAATGACTAGGATACCTGTACCTTGTAAGACTAAAACTAGGCTTATGAGAATATTAACAGGACAGCAGTGCGCAGATATACATAAATGCTTTTTAAAGGATGTATTTAATATGTGTAAATCCTTAAAAGAGAGTATGGATATATATGTAACTTACAGTGATGAAGGAGATTTTAGCATAATAGAACCTTTAGTACCAAGTTTTGCTAGAGTTTTCCCCCAAAAAGGTAAAGATATAGGACAAAGAATGGAGAATGCTGTAGGTGAGGTTTTAAAAAAAGGTTATGAAAAAGTTGTTTTAATAGGATCTGATATACCAGAGATTCAGGTCAAAGATATATTAAGGGCTTTTGATATTTTAGAATATAAGGATTTATGTTTTGGACCTACATTTGATGGGGGCTATTATCTTGTAGGGATGAAAAAATTAAATGAAATAGTTTTTAAAGGAGATATAAAATGGGGAGATAAATCTGTATTTTATGGTACTATGGATTTATTAAATAAAGAAAATTTAACAGTAGATTTTACAGAGAAATATGAAGATATAGATACAAAAGAAGATCTTAAAAACTTGATTTATAGATTGAATTATAAATTACATAAGTATGATATTATACCTAAAAATACTAAAAAATATCTAGAAAATTGGTGGAGAGATAAAGATGCTGAAAGATATGTTGATTAG
- a CDS encoding TIGR04283 family arsenosugar biosynthesis glycosyltransferase — translation MVSIIVPVLNEERTIENLLINLKRLKGEKEILIIDGGSKDSTTDIASPYGKVIKSKKGRSNQMNCGARESNGNILWFVHSDSTVHYESTVAIEKAIKDGYIGGGFPIYFYDLNSLFMKYISKTSNIRADKFNIYYGDQGIFVKKDIFLNMGGYPSLDIMEDLEFSFRLRKLGNLKLLPYYIGTSARRFKKGGQFKTHILMHKLRILYFMGVPTEKLNKIYQEER, via the coding sequence ATGGTTTCTATAATAGTTCCAGTTTTAAATGAAGAGAGAACTATAGAAAATTTATTAATAAATTTAAAAAGATTAAAGGGTGAAAAAGAAATTTTAATTATAGATGGAGGAAGCAAAGATTCTACTACAGATATAGCCTCTCCATATGGTAAAGTTATAAAAAGTAAAAAGGGTAGATCTAATCAAATGAATTGTGGAGCCAGAGAATCTAATGGAAATATTCTTTGGTTTGTACATTCAGATTCTACAGTTCATTATGAAAGCACAGTGGCTATAGAAAAAGCTATAAAAGATGGATATATAGGAGGTGGATTTCCTATATATTTTTATGATTTAAATAGCTTATTTATGAAATATATATCTAAAACTTCAAATATAAGGGCGGATAAATTTAATATATATTATGGAGATCAAGGAATATTTGTTAAAAAAGATATATTTTTAAATATGGGAGGATATCCATCATTGGATATAATGGAGGATTTAGAATTTTCTTTTAGATTAAGAAAATTAGGCAATCTTAAGCTTTTACCTTATTATATTGGTACCTCTGCAAGAAGGTTTAAAAAGGGAGGCCAATTTAAAACACATATTCTAATGCATAAATTAAGAATTCTATATTTTATGGGAGTACCTACAGAAAAATTAAATAAAATATATCAGGAGGAAAGGTAA
- a CDS encoding sulfurtransferase produces the protein MKMKKNFFRSFSSIILCFVLGITIFTGCSNSSSNKEETKDKKQETTQKESYKDSSYIIGSDWLSKNLNKDNVIIIDARPDKDYKKGHIPGAINVQWPYFTNQEGKPGEKDWGMLLPEKELSKKLSSLGIDKNKTIVAYAENKSGWGEDGRIIWMLRMVGIENSKMLNGGFAYWKNKNLEISKDDVTPKKSDFVVENMDKSMYADTKWVKENLDKIKILDAREEVEYKGATKYGEARGGHLPGAKLFTFNKAFNEDQSLKSQKEIENLLIEAGIKKDDEILTYCTAGIRSAHLALVLKMCGYNNVKNYDGSFYMWSADKNLQIEK, from the coding sequence ATGAAAATGAAAAAAAATTTCTTTAGAAGTTTTTCCTCTATTATTCTTTGTTTTGTTTTAGGGATTACAATTTTTACTGGTTGTTCTAATTCATCTTCTAATAAAGAAGAAACAAAGGATAAAAAGCAAGAAACAACACAAAAAGAATCCTATAAAGACAGTAGTTACATAATAGGTTCTGACTGGCTATCTAAAAATTTAAATAAAGATAATGTAATAATAATAGATGCTCGCCCTGACAAAGACTATAAAAAAGGTCATATACCTGGAGCTATAAATGTTCAGTGGCCATATTTTACTAACCAGGAAGGAAAACCCGGTGAAAAAGATTGGGGAATGCTTTTACCAGAAAAAGAACTTTCTAAAAAATTGTCTTCCCTAGGTATAGATAAAAACAAAACCATCGTTGCTTATGCAGAAAATAAAAGTGGCTGGGGAGAAGATGGAAGAATAATTTGGATGCTTAGAATGGTAGGCATAGAAAATTCCAAAATGTTAAATGGTGGATTCGCCTATTGGAAAAACAAAAACTTAGAAATATCAAAAGATGATGTTACTCCTAAAAAAAGTGATTTTGTAGTAGAGAATATGGACAAATCTATGTATGCAGATACAAAATGGGTTAAAGAAAACTTAGACAAAATAAAAATATTAGATGCTAGAGAAGAAGTGGAATATAAGGGTGCAACAAAATATGGTGAAGCTAGAGGTGGACACCTACCTGGAGCTAAACTATTTACTTTTAATAAAGCATTCAATGAGGATCAAAGTTTAAAAAGCCAAAAAGAAATAGAAAACCTGTTAATAGAAGCTGGTATTAAAAAAGATGATGAAATACTTACTTACTGTACTGCTGGTATAAGATCTGCCCACTTAGCTTTAGTATTAAAAATGTGTGGATATAATAACGTTAAAAACTATGATGGGTCCTTCTATATGTGGTCAGCAGATAAGAATTTACAGATAGAAAAATAA
- the glpX gene encoding class II fructose-bisphosphatase — translation MLNTDIAMGLARVTEAAALSASKFMGRGDKNAADQAAVDGMHKAFQIMPVRGKVVIGEGELDEAPMLYIGEEVGIGAEDMVEMDIAVDPVDGTKLIAKGLENAIAVVAMGPKGSLFHAPDMYMKKIAVGSGAKGAIDINKSPKENILNVARALNKDVTELTVIVQERDRHDYIVKDAREVGARVKLFGEGDVAAVLACGFEDTGVDIMMGTGGAPEGVIAAAAIKCMGGEMQAQLCPTSQEEIERCKTMGIKDHEAILYIDDLVKSDDVYFAATAITDCDLLKGVVYNRNEKAITNSIVMRSKTGTIRFVKACHNLAKSAIVVE, via the coding sequence ATGCTAAATACAGATATTGCTATGGGACTTGCGAGAGTAACAGAAGCAGCAGCGTTAAGTGCATCAAAATTTATGGGTAGAGGAGATAAAAACGCAGCAGATCAAGCAGCAGTGGATGGTATGCACAAGGCTTTTCAAATAATGCCTGTAAGAGGTAAGGTTGTTATAGGAGAAGGAGAATTAGATGAGGCGCCTATGTTATATATAGGTGAAGAAGTTGGAATTGGTGCAGAGGATATGGTAGAAATGGACATAGCTGTAGATCCAGTAGATGGAACTAAACTTATAGCAAAGGGTTTAGAAAATGCTATAGCTGTAGTAGCTATGGGACCTAAAGGAAGTTTATTTCATGCGCCAGATATGTATATGAAGAAAATAGCTGTAGGATCAGGGGCTAAGGGAGCCATAGATATAAATAAATCCCCTAAAGAAAATATATTGAATGTGGCTAGGGCTTTAAATAAAGATGTAACAGAACTTACAGTTATAGTTCAAGAAAGAGATAGACATGATTATATAGTAAAAGATGCAAGAGAAGTAGGCGCTAGAGTTAAGCTTTTTGGAGAAGGCGATGTAGCGGCAGTATTAGCCTGCGGATTTGAAGATACTGGAGTAGATATAATGATGGGAACCGGAGGAGCTCCAGAAGGTGTTATAGCAGCAGCTGCCATAAAATGTATGGGCGGTGAAATGCAAGCGCAACTTTGTCCTACTAGTCAAGAGGAAATAGAAAGATGCAAGACTATGGGAATAAAAGATCATGAAGCTATACTTTATATAGATGATTTAGTAAAAAGTGATGATGTTTATTTTGCAGCTACAGCTATAACAGATTGTGATTTGTTAAAGGGAGTAGTTTACAATAGAAATGAGAAGGCTATTACAAATTCTATAGTTATGAGATCTAAAACTGGTACTATTAGATTTGTTAAAGCCTGCCATAATTTAGCTAAAAGCGCTATAGTAGTTGAATAA
- a CDS encoding aspartyl-phosphate phosphatase Spo0E family protein, whose translation MNNLQLKTLNLKIYYLKQYLYTLIDKHDLSNAEVIQCSKELDKLIVEYENKKYKNLY comes from the coding sequence GTGAATAATTTACAATTAAAAACTTTAAATTTAAAAATTTATTATCTTAAACAATATTTATATACCTTAATAGATAAGCATGATTTATCTAATGCTGAAGTAATACAATGCAGCAAAGAATTGGACAAGCTTATTGTAGAATATGAAAATAAAAAATATAAAAATTTATATTAA
- a CDS encoding FprA family A-type flavoprotein, with product MASVQLKKNIHWVGVRNPELRVFDIIMETKKGTTYNAYLIDDEKVALIDCVKDGYFDEYMENIKEVIGDKKVDYIIVQHTELDHSGSLSKLLEIYPEATVIGSRAALIYIKDIINKEFKNLPAPKELNLGKTTLKFITAPNLHWPDTMFTYAENEKVLFTCDFLGCHYCPEGCITDTCSGDYLDEMRYYFDVIMGPFKKFVLMGLDKIKDLDFDMVATSHGPVHIEDISKYIDLYRKWATEDTKEQNIQVLYISAYGNTEKMGEYLVERLNEKGIKAEGHEITSMPMEKVLELIENSTGIILGSPTINQDAVKPVWDVMSHIGVISNRGKAAGAFGSYGWSGEGPSLMTDRLRGLKLKVVEEPFKFKFVPSKDDFKRAEEFIEEYIKLL from the coding sequence ATGGCGAGTGTACAATTGAAAAAAAACATACATTGGGTTGGAGTTAGAAATCCAGAATTAAGAGTTTTTGATATTATAATGGAAACTAAAAAAGGAACCACATATAATGCATATCTTATAGATGATGAGAAAGTAGCTCTTATAGATTGTGTTAAAGATGGTTATTTTGATGAATACATGGAAAATATAAAAGAAGTAATAGGTGATAAAAAGGTTGATTATATAATTGTTCAACATACAGAATTAGATCATAGTGGATCTTTGAGTAAATTATTGGAGATCTATCCAGAGGCAACAGTTATAGGATCAAGAGCTGCATTAATTTATATTAAAGATATTATAAATAAAGAATTTAAAAATTTACCAGCACCAAAAGAATTAAATTTAGGAAAAACCACATTAAAGTTTATAACTGCACCAAACTTACATTGGCCAGATACTATGTTTACTTATGCTGAAAATGAAAAAGTGCTATTTACCTGTGATTTTTTAGGTTGTCACTACTGTCCAGAAGGTTGCATAACAGATACTTGTTCTGGAGATTATTTAGATGAAATGAGATATTATTTTGATGTTATTATGGGTCCATTTAAAAAATTTGTATTAATGGGATTAGACAAAATAAAAGATTTAGATTTTGACATGGTAGCTACAAGCCATGGTCCTGTTCATATAGAAGATATTTCTAAATATATAGATCTTTATAGAAAATGGGCTACAGAAGATACAAAGGAACAAAATATCCAAGTATTGTATATTTCAGCTTATGGAAATACAGAAAAAATGGGAGAATATTTAGTTGAAAGACTTAATGAAAAAGGAATTAAAGCAGAAGGACATGAAATAACTTCTATGCCTATGGAAAAGGTATTAGAATTAATAGAAAATTCTACAGGAATTATTTTAGGTTCTCCAACTATAAACCAAGATGCAGTAAAGCCAGTTTGGGATGTAATGAGCCATATAGGTGTTATAAGTAATAGAGGTAAAGCAGCAGGCGCCTTTGGATCTTATGGTTGGAGTGGAGAAGGCCCTTCTCTTATGACAGATAGATTAAGAGGGTTAAAATTAAAAGTTGTAGAAGAACCTTTTAAATTTAAGTTTGTTCCAAGTAAAGATGACTTTAAAAGAGCAGAGGAATTTATAGAAGAATATATAAAACTTCTTTAA
- a CDS encoding NifB/NifX family molybdenum-iron cluster-binding protein — protein sequence MKNIVIPIEEDEICALEEDTTKFTFYTLKEDKFIEKHIILKKPKEDMVEFLKKQDVNTIITLGISNNLNLKLKENNFHVVVLNDKEKLKDFIYKLT from the coding sequence ATGAAAAATATAGTTATTCCAATAGAGGAAGATGAAATATGCGCTCTAGAGGAAGATACTACTAAATTTACGTTCTATACACTAAAAGAAGATAAATTTATAGAAAAGCATATTATTTTAAAAAAACCTAAAGAAGATATGGTAGAATTTTTGAAAAAGCAGGACGTAAACACTATTATTACATTAGGGATATCTAATAATCTTAATTTAAAATTGAAAGAAAATAATTTTCACGTAGTTGTTTTAAATGATAAAGAAAAATTAAAAGATTTTATTTATAAACTAACATAA
- a CDS encoding nucleoside hydrolase, with translation MHRIIYDCDNTMGLKDKDVDDGLTLMYLIGNENVELIGLTSTHGNGTVEEVHENNLRIMNLLDKEYKPIFKGGDLNTGRISEAAKFLAISASRYKGEITILATGSMSNLYGAYLYDENFYKNVKNIVLMGGVTKPLVISGVEVRELNLSCDYEAAYSVLTSGADITILDGHVTLQALFREKELNVLKNSSNEILRYVYKEIEPWFNSMQKTFNIKAFCNWDAAAAMYITNKEIFNENFVYIDPDIEELKSGIITLKEEDKGFKVNMPNKIIDLDKFNSILIQKWAKL, from the coding sequence ATGCATAGGATTATTTATGACTGTGATAACACCATGGGTCTTAAAGATAAAGATGTGGATGATGGTTTAACTTTAATGTATCTTATAGGTAATGAAAATGTAGAGCTAATCGGTTTAACATCAACTCATGGCAATGGTACCGTAGAGGAAGTTCATGAAAATAATCTTAGAATTATGAATCTTTTAGACAAAGAATATAAGCCCATTTTTAAAGGTGGAGATTTAAACACAGGAAGAATTAGTGAAGCTGCTAAATTTTTAGCTATAAGTGCTAGCAGGTATAAAGGGGAAATAACTATACTTGCTACAGGTTCCATGTCTAACTTATATGGTGCATATTTATATGATGAAAATTTTTATAAAAATGTAAAAAATATTGTACTAATGGGTGGTGTCACAAAACCTTTGGTTATTTCAGGTGTAGAGGTTAGAGAATTAAATTTATCCTGTGATTATGAAGCAGCCTATAGTGTTTTAACTTCAGGAGCAGATATAACTATATTAGATGGACATGTTACTCTTCAAGCTTTATTTAGAGAGAAAGAGTTAAATGTACTTAAAAATAGTTCAAATGAAATTTTGAGATATGTATATAAAGAAATAGAGCCTTGGTTTAACTCTATGCAAAAAACCTTTAATATAAAAGCCTTTTGCAATTGGGATGCAGCGGCAGCTATGTATATAACAAATAAGGAGATTTTTAATGAAAATTTTGTTTATATAGATCCTGATATAGAAGAACTAAAATCTGGAATTATAACTTTAAAAGAAGAAGATAAAGGATTTAAAGTAAATATGCCAAATAAGATAATAGATTTAGATAAATTTAATAGTATTCTTATTCAAAAATGGGCAAAACTATAA